A single Rattus norvegicus strain BN/NHsdMcwi chromosome 5, GRCr8, whole genome shotgun sequence DNA region contains:
- the 3110040M04Rikl6 gene encoding uncharacterized protein 3110040M04Rikl6 — protein sequence MEAERSEAQVEEPGPVNLEMPIVSPSKRKQPLEQKREEKQSSEGGENSGPRSKSSANGKENTCPSLEPKVPRQKRSGQSWAVSSCRPDKRSNELDEKRRARPFSSREIGREKHGSSHRRDSSHTKLHVKDRRPQLRSPVRTLKRRPSGDSYVAPYNSAKRRRQPSPEALSFPTFSLLMSRVFTNMGALQVALDDLQTPGGAFLPGPSSSREPTVSQRAWLTWQLSHAGAALHWALHTVNSIWSAQASLPRYTWPYNPGELIGAQSRPLPFTSLNPSWVASGTLG from the exons atggaggcagaaaggagtgAAGCACAAGTGGAGGAGCCTGGACCTGTGAATTTAGAGATGCCCATCGTATCTCCTTCCAAGAGAAAGCAGCCCctagagcagaagagagaagagaaacagtcCTCTGAAGGTGGGGAGAACAGTGGCCCGCGTTCCAAGTCCTCTGCCAATGGCAAAG AGAACACCTGTCCAAGTTTGGAGCCTAAGGTCCCCAGGCAGAAGCGATCTGGGCAAAGCTGGGCTGTCTCCTCCTGCAGACCTGACAAGAGAAGTAACGAGCTGGATGAGAAGAGGAGGGCCAGACCATTTTCCTCCAGAGAGATAGGAAGGGAAaagcatggctccagccacaggaGAG ATTCCTCGCACACAAAACTGCATGTAAAGGACCGAAGACCCCAGCTAAGATCTCCTGTGAGGACTCTGAAGCGCAGGCCCTCCGGAGACAGCTATGTTGCCCCATACAACTCAGCCAAGAGGCGCAGACAACCTTCTCCGGAAGCCCTCTCATTCCCGACGTTCTCCCTGCTGATGTCCAGAGTCTTCACCAACATGGGTGCCTTGCAGGTGGCCCTGGACGACCTCCAAACCCCCGGAGGTGCCTTCCTGCCTGGGCCTTCCAGCAGCAGGGAGCCCACTGTCTCACAGCGCGCCTGGCTCACTTGGCAATTGTCTCACGCGGGAGCAGCCCTGCACTGGGCTCTTCACACAGTCAATTCCATTTGGTCTGCACAGGCCAGCCTGCCTAGATACACCTGGCCCTACAACCCAGGAGAGCTAATTGGTGCACAGAGCAGGCCACTGCCCTTCACATCTCTCAACCCTTCGTGGGTTGCAAGCGGCACCCTGGGCTGA
- the 3110040M04Rikl3 gene encoding uncharacterized protein 3110040M04Rikl3 gives MEAERSEAQVEEPGPVNLEMPIVSPSKRKQPLEQKREEKQSSEGGENSGPRSKSSANGKENTCPSLEPKVPRQKRSGQSWAVSSCRPDKRSNELDEKRRARPFSSREIGREKHGSSHRRDSSHTKLHVKDRRPQLRSPVRTLKRRPSGDSYGAPYNSAKRRRHPSPEALSFPTFSLLMSRVFTNMGALQVALDDLQTPGGAFLPGPSSSREPTVSQRAWLTWQLSHAGAALHWALHTVNSIWSAQASLPRYTWPYNPGQLSGAQSRPLPFTSLNPSWVASGTLG, from the exons atggaggcagaaaggagtgAAGCACAAGTGGAGGAGCCTGGACCTGTGAATTTAGAGATGCCCATCGTATCTCCTTCCAAGAGAAAGCAGCCCctagagcagaagagagaagagaaacagtcCTCTGAAGGTGGGGAGAACAGTGGCCCGCGTTCCAAGTCCTCTGCCAATGGCAAAG AGAACACCTGTCCAAGTTTGGAGCCTAAGGTCCCCAGGCAGAAGCGATCTGGGCAAAGCTGGGCTGTCTCCTCCTGCAGACCTGACAAGAGAAGTAACGAGCTGGATGAGAAGAGGAGGGCCAGACCATTTTCCTCCAGAGAGATAGGAAGGGAAaagcatggctccagccacaggaGAG ATTCCTCGCACACAAAACTGCATGTAAAGGACCGAAGGCCCCAGCTAAGATCTCCTGTGAGGACTCTGAAGCGCAGgccctctggagacagctatgGTGCCCCATACAACTCAGCCAAGAGGCGCAGACACCCTTCTCCGGAAGCCCTCTCATTCCCGACGTTCTCCCTGCTGATGTCCAGAGTCTTCACCAACATGGGTGCCTTGCAGGTGGCCCTGGACGACCTCCAAACCCCTGGAGGTGCCTTCCTGCCTGGGCCTTCCAGCAGCAGGGAGCCCACTGTCTCACAGCGCGCCTGGCTCACTTGGCAATTGTCTCACGCGGGAGCAGCCCTGCACTGGGCTCTTCACACAGTCAATTCCATTTGGTCTGCACAGGCCAGCCTGCCTAGATACACCTGGCCCTacaacccaggacagctaagTGGTGCACAGAGCAGGCCACTGCCCTTCACATCTCTTAACCCTTCGTGGGTTGCAAGCGGCACCCTGGGCTGA
- the LOC120103077 gene encoding uncharacterized protein LOC120103077, with the protein MEAERSEAQVEEPGPVNLEMPIVSPSKRKQPLEQKREEKQSSEGGENSGPRSKSSANGKENTCPSLEPKVPRQKRSGQSWAVSSCRPDKRSNELDEKRRARPFSSREIGREKHGSSHRRDSSHTKLHVKDRRPQLSSPVRTLKRRPSGDSYGAPYNSAKRRRHPSPEALSFPTFSLLMSRVFTNMGALQVALDDLQTPGGAFLPGPSSSREPTVSQRAWLTWQLSHAGAALHWALHTVNSIWSAQASLPRYTWPYNPGQLSGAQSRPLPFTSLNPSWVASGTLG; encoded by the exons atggaggcagaaaggagtgAAGCACAAGTGGAGGAGCCTGGACCTGTGAATTTAGAGATGCCCATCGTATCTCCTTCCAAGAGAAAGCAGCCCctagagcagaagagagaagagaaacagtcCTCTGAAGGTGGGGAGAACAGTGGCCCGCGTTCCAAGTCCTCTGCCAATGGCAAAG AGAACACCTGTCCAAGTTTGGAGCCTAAGGTCCCCAGGCAGAAGCGATCTGGGCAAAGCTGGGCTGTCTCCTCCTGCAGACCTGACAAGAGAAGTAACGAGCTGGATGAGAAGAGGAGGGCCAGACCATTTTCCTCCAGAGAGATAGGAAGGGAAaagcatggctccagccacaggaGAG ATTCCTCGCACACAAAACTGCATGTAAAGGACCGAAGGCCCCAGCTAAGTTCTCCTGTGAGGACTCTGAAGCGCAGgccctctggagacagctatgGTGCCCCATACAACTCAGCCAAGAGGCGCAGACACCCTTCTCCGGAAGCCCTCTCATTCCCGACGTTCTCCCTGCTGATGTCCAGAGTCTTCACCAACATGGGTGCCTTGCAGGTGGCCCTGGACGACCTCCAAACCCCTGGAGGTGCCTTCCTGCCTGGGCCTTCCAGCAGCAGGGAGCCCACTGTCTCACAGCGCGCCTGGCTCACTTGGCAATTGTCTCACGCGGGAGCAGCCCTGCACTGGGCTCTTCACACAGTCAATTCCATTTGGTCTGCACAGGCCAGCCTGCCTAGATACACCTGGCCCTacaacccaggacagctaagTGGTGCACAGAGCAGGCCACTGCCCTTCACATCTCTTAACCCTTCGTGGGTTGCAAGCGGCACCCTGGGCTGA